In Streptomyces nodosus, one DNA window encodes the following:
- a CDS encoding DNA-formamidopyrimidine glycosylase family protein: protein MPEGDTVHQAARRLHAALAGKVLTVSDLRVPAHATADLTGRTVLAVAPRGKHLLTRIEGGLTLHSHLQMDGAWKIYTPGQRWSGGPGHQIRAVLGTADRTAVGYRLPVLELLRTADEQRAVGHLGPDLLGPDWDPDRVLENLLRDPALPLGEALLDQRNLAGIGNVYKSEVCFLLRVTPWLPVGDLPAGHLTRLPALAKRLLEANRDRPARNTTGRREQNLFVYGRAPRPCLRCGTPVRVAGQGDGSRERPAYWCPVCQWGPAPAADHHGGRARTTG from the coding sequence ATGCCCGAAGGCGATACCGTCCACCAGGCCGCCAGGCGTCTGCACGCGGCGCTCGCGGGTAAGGTGCTGACCGTCTCCGATCTGCGGGTGCCCGCCCACGCGACCGCCGACCTCACCGGCCGCACCGTCCTGGCCGTCGCCCCGCGCGGCAAGCATCTCCTCACCCGCATCGAGGGCGGGCTCACCCTGCATTCCCATCTGCAGATGGACGGCGCGTGGAAGATCTACACACCGGGACAGCGCTGGAGCGGCGGTCCCGGCCACCAGATCCGCGCCGTCCTCGGCACCGCCGACCGCACGGCTGTCGGCTACCGGCTGCCCGTGCTGGAACTGCTGCGCACCGCCGACGAACAGCGCGCCGTGGGCCATCTCGGCCCCGACCTCCTGGGCCCCGACTGGGACCCCGACCGGGTGCTGGAGAACCTGCTGCGCGACCCCGCCCTCCCCCTCGGCGAGGCCCTTCTCGACCAGCGCAATCTGGCCGGTATCGGCAATGTCTACAAGAGCGAGGTGTGCTTCCTGCTCCGGGTGACCCCCTGGCTGCCCGTCGGCGATCTCCCCGCCGGGCATCTCACCCGTCTGCCCGCCCTCGCCAAAAGGCTCCTGGAGGCGAACCGCGACCGCCCGGCCCGCAACACCACGGGACGACGCGAACAGAACCTCTTTGTGTACGGCCGCGCGCCCCGCCCCTGTCTGCGCTGCGGCACCCCGGTCCGGGTGGCCGGCCAGGGCGACGGCTCCCGGGAGCGCCCCGCCTACTGGTGCCCCGTCTGCCAGTGGGGCCCGGCCCCGGCGGCGGACCACCACGGCGGCCGGGCCCGTACGACCGGCTGA